A region from the Helcococcus ovis genome encodes:
- a CDS encoding DUF2089 domain-containing protein, with protein sequence MKENLSKCPICDNELIITKYKCKHCNTEITGNFTQNIFSKLSDEQRNFIEIFVLKRGSIKEIEKELGISYPTVRNKLDDVISALGHKVDTNTSKIEILNMLDNGEITSEEATKMLSEL encoded by the coding sequence ATGAAAGAAAATTTATCAAAATGTCCGATTTGCGATAATGAATTAATAATCACAAAATACAAATGTAAGCATTGCAATACTGAGATAACAGGAAACTTTACGCAAAACATTTTTTCAAAATTAAGCGACGAACAAAGAAACTTTATAGAAATATTTGTACTTAAACGAGGAAGTATAAAAGAAATAGAAAAGGAACTTGGTATATCTTATCCCACCGTAAGAAATAAATTAGATGATGTAATTTCTGCATTGGGACACAAAGTAGACACAAATACAAGCAAAATTGAAATATTAAATATGCTTGATAATGGAGAAATTACATCTGAAGAGGCAACAAAAATGTTATCAGAACTATAG